The genomic segment GAACACCTCCTTGAGCGTCCTGCCGGTCACGCGGCGCGCCGAGCGCCCGAGCAGCGCCTCGGCGGCGGGATTCCACAGCACGATGCGGAGCTCGGCGTCCACGCCGACCACCGCGTCGGGCAGCCCCGCCACCAGCGCCTCGTAGTCGAGCCGGGCCGTCATGGGGTCAGGCGAGCAGCAGGTCCGGGACGGCGTTCATGGTGAGGGACGCGCGCTCCCCTACGACGAGGCGATCGTGGCCGGCCGCCGCGATCATGGCGGCATTGTCGGTGCAGAGCTGCCGCGAGGGCACGTAGAGCTCCCAGCCGCGCTCGCGACATTCCGCGTGGAACGCATCCCGAAGCGCGCCGTTGGCCGCGACCCCGCCGGTGAGGAGGAGGCGCCGGGTGCCGGTGCGGAGCGCCGCCGCCGCCGTCTTGCGCACGAGCATCTTCACCACCGTGGCCTGGAACGAGGCGGCCACGTCCGCCACCTGAGGCTCGCGGAGTGGCCCCTGCCGCTTCACGTGGAGCGACACCTGGGTCTTGATCCCGCTGAACGAGAAGTCGGGCGCGCCGTCGCTCATCCGCGCGTGCGAGAACGAGACGGCCTTGGGATCCCCGCCACGGGCCACGCGCTCGATGATGGGCCCACCGGGATAGCCGAGCCCGAGCAGCTTCGCCACCTTGTCGAAGGCCTCGCCGGCCGCGTCGTCACGCGTCTGGCCGATGCGCTCGTACTGCCGCGGCGCCCGCGCGAGGTAGAGCGCGGTGTGGCCGCCCGAGACGACCAGGGCGAGGAACGGATACTCCGGCGCCGGGTCCTGGAGGAAGGCCGCATAGATGTGGCCCTCCAGGTGATTCACGCCGACCAGCGGCACCTGGTGCACGTACGCGAGCGACTTGGCCACCGAGCAGCCGATGAGCAGCGAGCCCACCAGCCCCGGCCCCTGGGTCACCGCGATGCCCTCGACCTCCTCGAGACGCACGCTGGCCTGCGACAGCGCGCCGCGCACCACCGGCAGGATGTCCTCGAGATGCCGGCGCGAGGCCAGCTCGGGCACCACGCCGCCATACGGCCCGTGCACCTTGTCCTGCGACGCCACCACCTGCCCCAGCACCTTGCGGCCGCCATCCAGCACGGCGGCCGCCGTCTCGTCGCAGGACGTCTCGATCCCCAGCACCAGCATCGGTCGCGCCCGCCCTCTCGTCGCTATCGGGTCAGCTGCGAGACGGGCACCACGCGGATACCCGCCGTCTCCCACTTCGGCACGTACTCCTTGAGGAGCCGCAGCGTCAGGGGATGGCCGTGCGCGAGCACGACCGCCTCACCGCGCTCCGCAGCCAGACGCCCCGCCTCCTCCAGGCGCTCGCGCTCGCCCGCTTCGCCGCCGGCGGGATCCACCACGACCTGCCGGCGCCCCACGCGCAGGCCCAGCGCCCGCGCCTCGTCGAAGGCCACCGAATGATTGCTCGTGAGCGCGTCCACGAACAAGAGCCGCCGCTCGGCCAAGGGCTCCAGCGCCGCGCGCATCCGCACGCGATCCTCGGTCATGCGCGAGCCCATGTGATTGGTGGCGCCGATTGCGGAGGGCAGCGCGACGAGATGCGCGGACACGCGCTGCGAGAGCTCCGCGGAGGACATCGCCATCATGAGCGCGCCCGGCCCGGGATCCAGCTCGGGGTAGCGGTACGGCTCCATGGGCAGGGCCACCAGCACCTCCAGGCCGACCCGCGATGCCTCGGCCGCGATCCACGCCGAGAGCGGCAGATCCGGGAGCACGCCGACCGCGACCGGCCGGCCCAGCTCGCGGACGAGATCGAACACGTCGCGCCGGCTCCCGAGGTCATCGACGATGATGGCCAGGCGAGGGGCGCCATCCGTGACGGGCGGGGCCGGCGGCAGTGTCGGCGCCGTCCGGATCGGCCGCGCCTCGGCGGCGGGCCGTCCGGGATTCCAGAAGAGGCTGGCCAGTCCGTGCCGCGCTTGCCACTGATCCAGCGCGACCACGGCGATCAATAGCGCTGCGATGATGCCGGCCAGAGCCTTCCACACTCCGGCCGGCATCCCGCCGCGTCCTATCGAGCTTGAGCCTGCGACCCCGCCGGCGGACGCGACCGGTCCAGGATGCGCATCGCCTTGAGCAGGTCGAGCGCGCGCTGCAGCTGCGGATCGCGCTTCAGCTCATCGGCCGGCTTGGTCTCCACCGAGGGCTGCCCCGGCTTGTGCTGGGGCGGTTGCGGCTGCTGGGGCGCCGGGGATGTCCCGCCCTCGGGAGCGGCAGCCGCCGCGGTGGTCTTCGGGCCATCGACGATGATGTCGGGGGTGATGCCCTTGCCGTGAATCGACCGGCCCTTCGGCGTGTAGTACTTGGCGGTGGTCAGCCGGAGCCCGGAGCCGTCCGACAGCGGGATGATGGTCTGCACCGAGCCCTTGCCGAAGCTCTGGGTGCCGAGCACGATGCCGCGCCCCCAGTCCTGCAGCGCGCCCGCCACGATCTCGGACGCGGAGGCGCTGCCCTGGTTGACGAGGATCACGATCGGGAAGTCCGTGTACACGCGCCGCGCGTTGGCCTGGAAGCGCATGTTCTGCGCGCGCACGCGGCCCTCGGTATAGACGACGAGCTTGCCGGCGTCGAGGAACTTCTCCGACACCTCCACCGCGGAGGTGAGGAGGCCGCCGGGATTGTTGCGGAGATCGAGGACCAGGCCCTGGACCTTGCCGCCCTTGGAGAACTTGTCGAGCGCGGCCTCCATGTCCTGGGCGGTCTGCTCCTGGAACTGGCGCAGGCGGATGTACTCGATGCCGGTCTCGAGCTCCTGCGACTTCACCGACTGCACGCGGATCTGCTCGCGGGTGATGTCGAAGTCCTTGGGCTCGGTCCAGCCTTCACGCACGACGCTGATGGTGATCTTGGACCCGGGCTTGCCGCGCATGCGCTTTACCGCGTCAGTGAGCTGCATGTCCTTGGTGGAGATGCCTTCGATCTTCACGATGCGGTCGCCGGGCTGGATGCCCGCGCGATAGGCGGGGGTGCCTTCGATGGGCGCCACCACAGTGAGGATGTCGTCGCGGAGCGTGATCTCGATGCCGAGCCCCCCGAAGCTGCCGGAGGTCTCCACCTGCATCTCGCGGTACATCTCGGGATCGAGGAAGGAAGAGTGGGGATCGAGGCCGCGGAGCGTGCCCTTGATCGCGTTGTAGATGATGTCCTTCGGCGGGACCTCGTCCACGTACTGGCTCTGGACGATCGAGAGCACCTCGGTGAAGAGCCGCAGGTTCTCGTAGGTCGCCGAGGTATCCTGGCTCTTGCTGGCGACCCCCCCGCCCAGGGAGAGGGTCAGCACCAGAAGCAGAGCCGACACGACCGCCACCTTCTTCACGCTTTTCATTCGGACTATCCTTTCGGTCTCAGCCACTGAGCGGGGTCCTGCGGCTTGCCCTGGTGCCGGACCTCGAAGTAGAGGCGCGGTCCCTGCAGCGAGCCGGTGTCGCCCACCGTGCCGATGCTCTGCCCTTGCTTGACGTCATCACCCTCGTTGACCTTGATGTCGGCGGCGTGTGCATAAAGGGTGTAGTACTCGCCGCCGTGATCCACGATGATCAGGTTTCCGTATCCCCGGAACCAGCCTGTGTACACCACATGGCCGGGGTACACGGCCTTGATGTCCGTTCCCTCGGCCACCTCGATGTCGATCCCGTTCCGGAACGTCTTCGTTCCGAATCGGGGATGCACCTGCGCCCCGTACTCCGCGACCACCTTGCCCTCGGCGGGCCACGCCAGCCGCCCCCGCACACTCGCCAGCCCGGGGCCGCTCGATTCGCGCGGCGTCGCTCCCGGTCGTGACGGCGATGGCGAGGGCCGTGCCACCGCCGCCCGCTGCTTCATCTGAAGGTCGCGGATGAATGCTTCGAGACGCCGCGTGGCGTCCGAGAGCTCACCGACGAGCCGCTCGTGGGATGCGCGCTCGTCTCGCACCTTGGCCAGGAGGGCCCGCCGCTTAGCGGCCTCCTGATCGGCCTCCGCCCGCTCCTCCTCGGCCTGGCTCCTGAGCGAGGCCAGCTCGACGCGGCGGGCCTCGACACGCACTTTTCGGTCGGCCAAACCCTCTGAAGTACTACGATACTCTCGAATCGAGCGGGCGTCTACCGTCGCCAGCGTCGTCAGGTGCCGGAGCCGGATAGCCTGGGCCACCGGATCGTCCCCGGATAGGACCAGCGGCAGCACGCCGCCCTGCGACTGGAGCTTGTAGAGGAGGCGGAGCCGGCGCCCCAGCACCTCCTCCTGCCCGGCGCGCTGTACCTCGAGCCGGCCGATCTCACCCTGGAGTCCCGAGACATCGGCCTGGGCCTTCTTCACGCGAGTATCGAGCACGGCGACCTGGCGGCGCTTCACCCCGATCTGCTTCTCGGTCTCCTCGAGCTCGGCCAAAATCGACGCCTCCCGCTTCTTGGCCTGGGCGACCTTGGCCCGCTCCTCCTTGAGCTGCCGCTGCTTCTGCTGGAGCGTGCGCTCACTGTCCCCGAGATCCGGGCCCTCGCGCTTGGCGTGCCCCTGGGCCCCGGCCAGGCCCGCCGCGAAGACAACGGCGAGGAGGCCGGGAAGGATCCGCGCGATCACGAGTAGGCCCGCCCCTTGGCGAGGAGGCCGCCGAAGGCGCCGAGCATGGCCCCGCCCGCCAGGAGCAGGGCCATCTGCGCGGGGGAGAGGAAGACGGAGCGGGCGAGCCCGAGGGTGAGGGTGAGCAGCGGCTCGAGCCGCGGCGCGAACACCGCGTGCGCGGCCACGAGCGCCGCGAGTGCGAGGGCGGCGCCCAGCAGCCCCTGGGTCATCCCCTGCAACAGGAGCGGCAGCCGGATCACCGCCTCGGTGGCGCCGACCAGCCGCATGATCTCCATCTCGTCGCGTCGCGCGTGGAGCACGAGCGTGGTGGCGGTGGTGACGGTGAGGATGGCGGCCAGCGCCAGCACCGCGCCCACGCCGAGGCCGGTCAGCTGGAAGAGCCGCTGCCACTGCGCGAGGCTCTCCACCCATTCCGCCCCGCCCTGCACCTCGTCCACCTCGTTCATCGCGGACAAACGCTGCACGAGCTCGCGGGTGCCGTCCGGCGTGGCCGCCTCGGGCGTCGGCGTCACCTCGAGGGAGGCGGGCAAGGGATTCCGGGGCAGCTGATCGACCACGCTGGCCTGGGCGCCCAGGGAGCGCTTGAGCGAGGACAGGGCCTCCGCCCGCGAGACGAAGCGCACACGCTGCACGCCGTCGAGCGCCTGGACACGCGCGAGCAGATCGTCCACCCCGGCGCCCCGTGGCTCCTCGCGGAGATACGCGACGACCCGCACCCGCTCGCGCCACTGCTCCACGGCGCGGCCGAGATTCAGCGAGAGGAGCCAGAAGCAGCCGAGTGCGGCCAGCGAGAGCGTGATCAGGAGGATGGCGGAGAGGCCGACCCGCCCGGCGCGGCGGAGATCGCGCGCCGCCTCGCCCGCCAGAAATCCCAGCATCTACCCCTCGTCCTTGAGGAGGCGGCCCTGCCGCATGGTGAGGGTGCGGCGCTTGAGCTGCTCGGCGAGGGCGGCCTGATGCGTGGCGAGCAGCACGGTGGTGCCGCGCTGCCAGATGTCCTCGATCACGTCGAGGATCTCGTCCGCCATCTCCTCGTCCAGGTTGCCGGTGGGCTCGTCGGCGAGGAGCAGCTGTGGCGACTTCGCGATGGCGCGCGCGAGGGAGGCGCGCTGCGCCTCGCCCTGCGAGAGCTGGGCCGGATAGGCCTGGGCGCGGGCGGACAGCCCCACCGCCTTGAGCGCGGTGAACGCGCGCGGCGTGACCTCCTTGCGCGGCGTCCCGATCACCCGCAGGACGAAGGCGATGTTCTCGAACACGGTGCGGCCGGCGAGGAGCTTGGCGTCCTGGAAGACGATGCCGATCGAGCGGCGGAGCCGCGGGATGCGGCGACGGCTGAGCGCGGGCACGTCGAAGCCGGCCACCTCGACGTCGCCTTCGGTGGGGACCTCGTCGCGATACAGGAGCCGGAGGAGCGTGGTCTTGCCCGCGCCGCTCGGCCCGTTGAGGACGACGAACTCGCCCTTGTCGATGCCGAACGTGATGTCGGCGAGGGCCGTGTGCTTGGCGGGGCCGGCGCCAAAGGTCTTTCCCACGTGGTGGAGCCTGATCATGGCCTGCCGACCATTCTACGTAAGCTTCTATACTTTCGGAAGTTTCTCCCCCAAAAGTTGGTTCACCACCGCCGGATTCGCCTTGCCCTGCGTGGATTTCATCACCTGACCCACCAGGAAGCCCAGCGCGGCCTTCTTGCCGTTCCGCCAGTCCTCCACGACCTTGGCGTGCTGGGCCAGCACCTGGTCCACCACTCCGGCCAGGGTGTCGGTGTCGGCCACCTGGGTGAGCCCCTCCCGGCCGACGATGGCCCGGGCATCCTCGCCCGACCGGAACATCTTTTCGAACACGTCCTTGGCAATTTTCCCGCTGATGGTCCCGTCGTCGATGAGCGCCAGGAGCCCGGCCAGGCGGGACGGCGTGATGGGGCATGCGGCGACCGCGGCGTCGTCGTCCCCGGGCAGCTCCCGGAGCAGCTCGTTCAGCACCCAGTTGGCGACAGCCTTGGGCTTGCCCGACTCGCGCGCCGCGGCCTCGAAGTAGTCGGCCAGGCCCCGCCCCTGGCCGAGGAGCTCCGCCTCATGGGGCGACAGGCCGTAAGCCTGGACGAAGCGGACACGCTTGGCTGCGGGCAGCTCGGGCAGGTCGCCGCGGAGGCGCTCGACCTCGGTCGCGGCCAGGTCCAGGGGCGGCAGGTCGGGCTCGGGGAAGTAGCGATAGTCGTGCGCGAACTCCTTGGAGCGCATGGCCACCGTGCGCCCGCGCTCCGGATCCCAAAGCCGCGTCTCCTGGGTCAGCCGCTCCCCCACGTCCAGCGCCTGCGCCTGCCGCTTCACCTCGTACTCGAGGGCATGCTGGACGTGGCGGAACGAGTTGAGATTCTTGATCTCGACCTTGGTGCCCAAAACGTCGGAGCCTGCTATCCGAAGAGACACGTTGGCGTCGCAGCGGAGCGAGCCTTCCTCCATGTTGCCGTCGCAGACCCCGAGGTACACCACGATGGCGCGGAGGGCGCGGAGGTAGGCGCCGGCCTCCTCGGGCGACCGGAGGTCCGGCTTCGACACGATCTCCATCAGCGGCACCCCGGCCCTGTTGTAGTCCACGTGGCTGGCGCGCGCGGTGGCGAACTCGCCCTCGTGGACGAGCTTGCCCACGTCCTCCTCGAGGTGCAGGCGCTGGATCCCGATCACGCGCGGGGCGCCGCCCGCCGCCACCTCGAGCGTCCCATGCTCCGCCAGCGGCTCCTCGTACTGGCTGATCTGGTAGTTCTTCGGCATGTCCGGATAGAAGTAGTGCTTGCGCGCGAACCGGTTCTGCAGATTCACCGTGCAGCCGAGCGCGAGCGCGGTGCGGATGCCGAACTCGATCGCCCGCTTGTTGATGACGGGCAGGCTGCCGGGATTGCCCTGGCACACCGGGCAGGTCTGCGTGTTGGGCGCGGCGCCGAACCCGGTCGAGCAGCCGCAGAACATCTTGGTGCGCGTGCGCAGCTGCGCGTGCACCTCGAGCCCGATGACCGTCTCGTAGGGGCCGCTCATGACAGCGCGGGCTTCCGGGCGTGCCAGTCCGTCGCCCGCTCGTAGGCGTGGGCGACGCGTAGCACCGTGGCCTCGTCGTACGCCTTGCCGATGACCTGGAGCCCGATGGGCAGCCCTGCCAGCGTGAACCCGGCGGGCAACGAGACCCCGGGCAGGCCGGCCAGGCTCGTGGGGATCGTGAAGACGTCGTTGAGGTACATCTGCAGCGGGTCTTCCTTCTCGCCGATCTTGAACGCGACGCCCGGGGTGGTGGGCGCCACGATCGCATCCACCGTCTGGAACGCGGTCTGGAAATCGCGCGCGACCAGGGTGCGGACGCGCAGGGCCTGGCCGTAGTACGCGTCGTAGTAGCCGGCGGACAGCGCGTAGGTGCCGAGCATGATCCGGCGCTTGACCTCGCGCCCGAACCCCGCCGCGCGCGTGCGGCTCTCCATCTCGATCACGTCGCGGGCGCCGGGCAGGCGCAGCCCGTACTTCACGCCGTCGTAGCGGGCGAGGTTCGACGAGGCCTCCGCCGGGCCGATCAGGTAGTACGCGGCGAGCCCGTATTCGGTGTGGGGCAGCGAGACCTCCTCGGTCTTCGCCCCCAGCCCGCGCAGCACGTCCACCGCGGCCCGCACCGCGCGCTCCACCTCGGGGTCCATCCCGTCGATGAAGTACTCGCGCGGGATGCCGATGCGCAGGCCGGCGACCCCGCCCGCGAGCGCCGCGCGGTAGTCGGGCACCGGCACCACCGCCGCCGTCGAATCCATGGGATCGGCGCCCGCGATCACCCGCAGCACCAGCGCGGCGTCGGCCACCGTCTTCGTGAACGGGCCGATCTGGTCCAGCGACGAGGCGAACGCCACGAGCCCGTAGCGCGACACGCGCCCGTAGGTCGGCTTGAGCCCAACGTTGCCGCAGAAGGCCGCGGGTTGGCGAATGGATCCGCCGGTGTCGGTGCCGAAGGTGGCGGCGGCGAGATCGGCAGCGACCGCGGCCGCCGAGCCGCCCGAGGAGCCGCCCGGCACGCGGCCGAGATCCCAGGGATTGCGCGTGGTGAAGAACGCGGAATTCTCGGTGGACGAGCCCATGGCGAACTCGTCCATGTTGAGCTTGCCGAGGAGCACCGTGCCGGCCTCCTGCAGCCGCCGCACCACGGTGGCGTCATAGGGCGGCACGAACCTCTCAAGGATCTTCGACCCGCAGGCGGTGCGGATGCCCCGCGTGCAGAGCACGTCCTTGAGCGCGATGGGCACGCCGTCGAGGGAGCCACGGGGCGCGCCCGCTTCGAAGCGCGCGTCGGCCTCGGCGGCCTGGGCGAGGGCGACATCCGGCGTCACCGTCATGAAGGCGCGTACTTTCGGGTCGAGCGCCTCGATCCGCGCCAGGTAGTCGCGCGCGGCCGCGCTCGGCGTGGCGCTGCCGTCCCGGAAGCGGGCGCCGAGGGCCTCGATGCTGAGGGCGGCGAGCATCTATTCCTCGATGATGCGCGGCACGCGGAAGGTGTCGCCGTCGCGGTCGGGCGCGTTGGCCAGCATGTCGTCGAGCGGCGAGGACGGCACCGGCTCGTCCTCGCGCATCACGTTGCGGAGCGGGACCGCATGGGACGTGGGCTCAACGCCCGTGGTGTCGAGGGATCGCAGCTTGTCCATGTAGTCGAGGATCGCGCTCATCTCGGCGCGCATGCGCTCCAGCTCGTCGTCGGACAGGGCGAGCCGGGCCAGCCGCGCCACGTGGCGCACGTCCTCCGGGGAGATCCGCGGTTCCGCCACCTCAGATCTCCTCGAGGTGGGCGTACTGGAGGGAGAGGCGCTTGCGGCCCACGCTCGCGAAATGCACGGTGGCGATGATGTCCTCACCTTCACGCTGTATCCCTACCAGGAGGCCTTCCCCCCACCGGGCGTGGCGGAGCCGCGCGCCCACCTGGAAGGGCAGGCTCTCGTCGATCTCCGCGGGCGCGGGAGCGGCGGGCCGCGCGGGCGTGCGCGGTGTGCTCGCCCGGCCGTTGAGGAGCGCGATCTCCTCCTCGGGGATCTCCAGGAGGAAGCGCGAGGGCTCCCCCACCCCGTAGCCCTGGATGCGCCGGTGCATCGCGTACGAGAGGAACAGGCGGGTGCGCGCCCGCGTGAGCCCCACGTAGCAGAGGCGGCGCTCCTCCTCTACCTCCTCGGTATCGTTCATCGAGCGCGAGTGCGGGAACACCCCCTCCTCGAGCCCGGTGAGGAACACCATGGGGAACTCGAGGCCCTTGGCGGAGTGGAGCGTCATCATGGTCACGCCGGTCGTCGTCGGATCGAGCTCGTCGGTGTCCGCGATCAGCGAGATCGAGTCGAGGAAGGCGGGCAGGTCGGCGGACGAGCCCTCGGCCTCGCGCGCGGCCACGAACTC from the Candidatus Methylomirabilota bacterium genome contains:
- a CDS encoding peptidoglycan DD-metalloendopeptidase family protein yields the protein MIARILPGLLAVVFAAGLAGAQGHAKREGPDLGDSERTLQQKQRQLKEERAKVAQAKKREASILAELEETEKQIGVKRRQVAVLDTRVKKAQADVSGLQGEIGRLEVQRAGQEEVLGRRLRLLYKLQSQGGVLPLVLSGDDPVAQAIRLRHLTTLATVDARSIREYRSTSEGLADRKVRVEARRVELASLRSQAEEERAEADQEAAKRRALLAKVRDERASHERLVGELSDATRRLEAFIRDLQMKQRAAVARPSPSPSRPGATPRESSGPGLASVRGRLAWPAEGKVVAEYGAQVHPRFGTKTFRNGIDIEVAEGTDIKAVYPGHVVYTGWFRGYGNLIIVDHGGEYYTLYAHAADIKVNEGDDVKQGQSIGTVGDTGSLQGPRLYFEVRHQGKPQDPAQWLRPKG
- a CDS encoding ATP-binding cassette domain-containing protein, with the protein product MIRLHHVGKTFGAGPAKHTALADITFGIDKGEFVVLNGPSGAGKTTLLRLLYRDEVPTEGDVEVAGFDVPALSRRRIPRLRRSIGIVFQDAKLLAGRTVFENIAFVLRVIGTPRKEVTPRAFTALKAVGLSARAQAYPAQLSQGEAQRASLARAIAKSPQLLLADEPTGNLDEEMADEILDVIEDIWQRGTTVLLATHQAALAEQLKRRTLTMRQGRLLKDEG
- the gatA gene encoding Asp-tRNA(Asn)/Glu-tRNA(Gln) amidotransferase subunit GatA, whose translation is MLAALSIEALGARFRDGSATPSAAARDYLARIEALDPKVRAFMTVTPDVALAQAAEADARFEAGAPRGSLDGVPIALKDVLCTRGIRTACGSKILERFVPPYDATVVRRLQEAGTVLLGKLNMDEFAMGSSTENSAFFTTRNPWDLGRVPGGSSGGSAAAVAADLAAATFGTDTGGSIRQPAAFCGNVGLKPTYGRVSRYGLVAFASSLDQIGPFTKTVADAALVLRVIAGADPMDSTAAVVPVPDYRAALAGGVAGLRIGIPREYFIDGMDPEVERAVRAAVDVLRGLGAKTEEVSLPHTEYGLAAYYLIGPAEASSNLARYDGVKYGLRLPGARDVIEMESRTRAAGFGREVKRRIMLGTYALSAGYYDAYYGQALRVRTLVARDFQTAFQTVDAIVAPTTPGVAFKIGEKEDPLQMYLNDVFTIPTSLAGLPGVSLPAGFTLAGLPIGLQVIGKAYDEATVLRVAHAYERATDWHARKPALS
- the gatC gene encoding Asp-tRNA(Asn)/Glu-tRNA(Gln) amidotransferase subunit GatC → MAEPRISPEDVRHVARLARLALSDDELERMRAEMSAILDYMDKLRSLDTTGVEPTSHAVPLRNVMREDEPVPSSPLDDMLANAPDRDGDTFRVPRIIEE
- the gatB gene encoding Asp-tRNA(Asn)/Glu-tRNA(Gln) amidotransferase subunit GatB, translated to MSGPYETVIGLEVHAQLRTRTKMFCGCSTGFGAAPNTQTCPVCQGNPGSLPVINKRAIEFGIRTALALGCTVNLQNRFARKHYFYPDMPKNYQISQYEEPLAEHGTLEVAAGGAPRVIGIQRLHLEEDVGKLVHEGEFATARASHVDYNRAGVPLMEIVSKPDLRSPEEAGAYLRALRAIVVYLGVCDGNMEEGSLRCDANVSLRIAGSDVLGTKVEIKNLNSFRHVQHALEYEVKRQAQALDVGERLTQETRLWDPERGRTVAMRSKEFAHDYRYFPEPDLPPLDLAATEVERLRGDLPELPAAKRVRFVQAYGLSPHEAELLGQGRGLADYFEAAARESGKPKAVANWVLNELLRELPGDDDAAVAACPITPSRLAGLLALIDDGTISGKIAKDVFEKMFRSGEDARAIVGREGLTQVADTDTLAGVVDQVLAQHAKVVEDWRNGKKAALGFLVGQVMKSTQGKANPAVVNQLLGEKLPKV
- the tsaD gene encoding tRNA (adenosine(37)-N6)-threonylcarbamoyltransferase complex transferase subunit TsaD, whose translation is MLVLGIETSCDETAAAVLDGGRKVLGQVVASQDKVHGPYGGVVPELASRRHLEDILPVVRGALSQASVRLEEVEGIAVTQGPGLVGSLLIGCSVAKSLAYVHQVPLVGVNHLEGHIYAAFLQDPAPEYPFLALVVSGGHTALYLARAPRQYERIGQTRDDAAGEAFDKVAKLLGLGYPGGPIIERVARGGDPKAVSFSHARMSDGAPDFSFSGIKTQVSLHVKRQGPLREPQVADVAASFQATVVKMLVRKTAAAALRTGTRRLLLTGGVAANGALRDAFHAECRERGWELYVPSRQLCTDNAAMIAAAGHDRLVVGERASLTMNAVPDLLLA
- a CDS encoding S41 family peptidase; this encodes MKSVKKVAVVSALLLVLTLSLGGGVASKSQDTSATYENLRLFTEVLSIVQSQYVDEVPPKDIIYNAIKGTLRGLDPHSSFLDPEMYREMQVETSGSFGGLGIEITLRDDILTVVAPIEGTPAYRAGIQPGDRIVKIEGISTKDMQLTDAVKRMRGKPGSKITISVVREGWTEPKDFDITREQIRVQSVKSQELETGIEYIRLRQFQEQTAQDMEAALDKFSKGGKVQGLVLDLRNNPGGLLTSAVEVSEKFLDAGKLVVYTEGRVRAQNMRFQANARRVYTDFPIVILVNQGSASASEIVAGALQDWGRGIVLGTQSFGKGSVQTIIPLSDGSGLRLTTAKYYTPKGRSIHGKGITPDIIVDGPKTTAAAAAPEGGTSPAPQQPQPPQHKPGQPSVETKPADELKRDPQLQRALDLLKAMRILDRSRPPAGSQAQAR
- a CDS encoding permease-like cell division protein FtsX — encoded protein: MLGFLAGEAARDLRRAGRVGLSAILLITLSLAALGCFWLLSLNLGRAVEQWRERVRVVAYLREEPRGAGVDDLLARVQALDGVQRVRFVSRAEALSSLKRSLGAQASVVDQLPRNPLPASLEVTPTPEAATPDGTRELVQRLSAMNEVDEVQGGAEWVESLAQWQRLFQLTGLGVGAVLALAAILTVTTATTLVLHARRDEMEIMRLVGATEAVIRLPLLLQGMTQGLLGAALALAALVAAHAVFAPRLEPLLTLTLGLARSVFLSPAQMALLLAGGAMLGAFGGLLAKGRAYS
- a CDS encoding divergent polysaccharide deacetylase family protein, with the translated sequence MPAGVWKALAGIIAALLIAVVALDQWQARHGLASLFWNPGRPAAEARPIRTAPTLPPAPPVTDGAPRLAIIVDDLGSRRDVFDLVRELGRPVAVGVLPDLPLSAWIAAEASRVGLEVLVALPMEPYRYPELDPGPGALMMAMSSAELSQRVSAHLVALPSAIGATNHMGSRMTEDRVRMRAALEPLAERRLLFVDALTSNHSVAFDEARALGLRVGRRQVVVDPAGGEAGERERLEEAGRLAAERGEAVVLAHGHPLTLRLLKEYVPKWETAGIRVVPVSQLTR